A genomic segment from Aegilops tauschii subsp. strangulata cultivar AL8/78 chromosome 1, Aet v6.0, whole genome shotgun sequence encodes:
- the LOC109737332 gene encoding uncharacterized protein isoform X3, which produces MSSASWESRGGRMLSAAADHDLRDAPLEIRKDAFKFRRWVLRGASSSLEYEELHSDHGFYEAQVASMNMKRFRSCCKEARRPAWQK; this is translated from the exons ATGTCGTCCGCCTCTTGGGAAAGCCGTGGAGGAAGAATGTTGTCTGCCGCCGCCGACCATGACCTCCGAGATGCACCGTTGGAGATCAGGAAGGACGCCTTCA AGTTCAGAAGATGGGTTCTGCGAGGTGCAAGTAGCAGCCTCGAATATGAAGAG TTGCATTCAGACCATGGGTTCTACGAGGCACAAGTAGCATCGATGAATATGAAGAG GTTCCGCTCCTGCTGCAAAGAAGCTAGACGTCCGGCCTGGCAAAAGTAG
- the LOC109737332 gene encoding uncharacterized protein isoform X2, with protein MTSEMHRWRSGRTPSLHSEFRRWVLRGASSSLEYEELHSDHGFYEAQVASMNMKRVITMLFTLNLRYKIIGICNWWFRSCCKEARRPAWQK; from the exons ATGACCTCCGAGATGCACCGTTGGAGATCAGGAAGGACGCCTTCA TTGCATTCAGAGTTCAGAAGATGGGTTCTGCGAGGTGCAAGTAGCAGCCTCGAATATGAAGAG TTGCATTCAGACCATGGGTTCTACGAGGCACAAGTAGCATCGATGAATATGAAGAG GGTCATAACCATGTTATTCACTCTCAACCTGCGCTACAAAATTATTGGTATATGCAATTGGTG GTTCCGCTCCTGCTGCAAAGAAGCTAGACGTCCGGCCTGGCAAAAGTAG
- the LOC109737332 gene encoding uncharacterized protein isoform X1, protein MSSASWESRGGRMLSAAADHDLRDAPLEIRKDAFKFRRWVLRGASSSLEYEELHSDHGFYEAQVASMNMKRVITMLFTLNLRYKIIGICNWWFRSCCKEARRPAWQK, encoded by the exons ATGTCGTCCGCCTCTTGGGAAAGCCGTGGAGGAAGAATGTTGTCTGCCGCCGCCGACCATGACCTCCGAGATGCACCGTTGGAGATCAGGAAGGACGCCTTCA AGTTCAGAAGATGGGTTCTGCGAGGTGCAAGTAGCAGCCTCGAATATGAAGAG TTGCATTCAGACCATGGGTTCTACGAGGCACAAGTAGCATCGATGAATATGAAGAG GGTCATAACCATGTTATTCACTCTCAACCTGCGCTACAAAATTATTGGTATATGCAATTGGTG GTTCCGCTCCTGCTGCAAAGAAGCTAGACGTCCGGCCTGGCAAAAGTAG